The stretch of DNA AGAGTATTTGGACTCTCACACTTGAATCGTGGTTATGAAAATCTGGAGTTTAAACTTAGAGGACTCGGTGCTTCTATTTCTAGAGAGGTGTTGCCTTAATGAATTTTTTTATAAACAATAATTGTATAAAAAATACTATTTCTTTATTTAAGACCTTTACAAGTTCTTCTATGTTTTCTATCAAGACTTTTACTTGCTTATTTTTTGTCTTTTCTATATTGTTTTTTTATCAAAGCAACTGCTTTGCTTTTACTAAAAGTGAATACAGTATTAATAGCTCACACCTTTATATATTTAAATTTAAGCCAACTGAAGTTAGACTGATACCTTATTTAAACGATTACCCAATAAGGGCAAGGGATGTGGTTAACTACTACAACCCATTTATATTGGTAAATGGCACTTTTTTTTACTCTAATATACTTCTAGGCGCTTTATATATGCATGGTGAACCCTTATCCTATATGGGGGATAAGAGAGCAACTTTTTACTATTATAAGAACAATACAGCAAGCATAAATTATTTGAAATACAGAGTTAGGCTTGATATTTGTAGCTCAACTTCAAAGTGTAAAGTTCTATATCTTGACGGGGTTAATAGACCTCAGAACTATTATGAAAACATATTGTATACAAATGGTTATTCCAGACCAGTGCTGCCAACTTCTGGCATATTATTGAAGATAAATGAAGATGGGACTTTTGAGTATCTCTATACCAGAAGTGCCATTCCTTCTCCTGGAGAATATGTATTGTTGGCCAATCACGATCTCGATGTCTTAAACAACCTTGCTCCTACAGACAGAATTAGTGTGAGCATTGAACCTGAGATAAACAACAATCTTGACTTTTATATTTCTGGTGGCCCAATGCTTTTGTTTAACGGCCAGAATGTTGCGCTTCAATCAAGTAAAAATGAATATATTGTAAACGATATAAAAATGGGCAACCATATGAGGACGGGTTTAGGAATTGATTCAGCTTCTAATATCTACGTTTTTGCTGTTTCATATCCAGGGTGTACTATTGATGAGCTTGCAAATGTATTGCAGAATCTTGGATTAAAAAATGCTATGCTTTTGGACGGTGGATATTCAACTACACTTTATGAAAAAGATAAATTTCTTGTCGACAGCGATGCAAGGGCTAATATTTCTTATTTAATGTTCTTTATCAATTAATTTGTATAATATTTATATGATTTCTCTAAGTAAAGGAGAGTGAATAGTTTGAGTATAAAATTTGGAACGGATGGCTGGAGGGCAAAAATTGCACAGGATTTTACCTTTGAAAGCCTTGAAAAGGCGACATTGGCTTTAGCTATAACACTTGAAGAGGAAAACGTTTCAAAAAAAGATTGTGTTATTGGCTATGATACAAGATTTTTTTCTGAAGATTTTGCAATGCACTCTGCTGAAATATTATCGGGAGTTGGTTTTGACGTGACTATTTCCGAAAATTTTGTTCCAACTCCTACACTTGCCTTTTCAGTTAAAGATATGAGCTGCGCTGTTGGTATTATGATTACTGCAAGTCATAATCCATATAAATATAATGGATTTAAAATAAAACAAAGCTTTGGCGGATCGGCTTCTGGAGATTTCACATCAAAGGTTGAGTCAAATTTATCTAAAATAAAAAACTATAAATTCAGCAACGAAAAAAAGAAGGTTACTGTAAAAAACCTTTTTGAAAACTACAGAAATTCTTTATTGAAATTTGTCGATGTAGATCTCATAAAGGGCTCAGATCTTAAGGTTGCTATAGATTGTATGAATGGCGCTGGATCTGGATATCTTGCAAAACTTTTATCCGATCTTAATATCAAAGTATTTCCTGTAAGAAATGAAAGAGATCCTTATTTTAAAGGTTCTAGGCCAGAGCCGATTCCTCAATTACTTGGGCCTTTGTCATACGAAGTCTTTTCTAACTCTTTAAATCTGGGCACTGCCCTTGATGGCGATGGAGATAGAGTTGCGTCCTGTGATTCATCTGGCACTGTTTTTACTTCTCAGCAAACTTATGCCCTCTTACTCAATCACCTTGTTACAAACAGGAAGATGAAAGGGAAGGTTTTAAAGAATTTTGCCGTAAGCGTTTTGATAGATAAGCTTTCTAAATTATACGATATCGAGTTTGAAGTGTTGCCAATCGGATTCAAATATATTTGTTCAAAGATGATTAGTGAGGGCAATGTTTTAATGGGAGGCGAGGAAAGTGGCGGATTTGGTTTTTTCGGCCATATACCTGACAGGGATGGCTTTTTATCCTCGCTATATCTAATAGAATCAGTTGCTGTTACAAAGAAATCTTTAATGGATCAGCTAGATGAAATATACGATAAAGTTGGAT from Thermodesulfobium sp. 4217-1 encodes:
- a CDS encoding phosphodiester glycosidase family protein, which gives rise to MNFFINNNCIKNTISLFKTFTSSSMFSIKTFTCLFFVFSILFFYQSNCFAFTKSEYSINSSHLYIFKFKPTEVRLIPYLNDYPIRARDVVNYYNPFILVNGTFFYSNILLGALYMHGEPLSYMGDKRATFYYYKNNTASINYLKYRVRLDICSSTSKCKVLYLDGVNRPQNYYENILYTNGYSRPVLPTSGILLKINEDGTFEYLYTRSAIPSPGEYVLLANHDLDVLNNLAPTDRISVSIEPEINNNLDFYISGGPMLLFNGQNVALQSSKNEYIVNDIKMGNHMRTGLGIDSASNIYVFAVSYPGCTIDELANVLQNLGLKNAMLLDGGYSTTLYEKDKFLVDSDARANISYLMFFIN
- a CDS encoding phosphoglucomutase/phosphomannomutase family protein translates to MSIKFGTDGWRAKIAQDFTFESLEKATLALAITLEEENVSKKDCVIGYDTRFFSEDFAMHSAEILSGVGFDVTISENFVPTPTLAFSVKDMSCAVGIMITASHNPYKYNGFKIKQSFGGSASGDFTSKVESNLSKIKNYKFSNEKKKVTVKNLFENYRNSLLKFVDVDLIKGSDLKVAIDCMNGAGSGYLAKLLSDLNIKVFPVRNERDPYFKGSRPEPIPQLLGPLSYEVFSNSLNLGTALDGDGDRVASCDSSGTVFTSQQTYALLLNHLVTNRKMKGKVLKNFAVSVLIDKLSKLYDIEFEVLPIGFKYICSKMISEGNVLMGGEESGGFGFFGHIPDRDGFLSSLYLIESVAVTKKSLMDQLDEIYDKVGFFEYDRYDLKLETSVDEVRRKIKDLVDNPMKTINDKLVIKISTIDGIKYILEDESWLLIRPSGTEPLVRIYAEGTSIHEAKALTRFGRSLFH